In Phyllopteryx taeniolatus isolate TA_2022b chromosome 1, UOR_Ptae_1.2, whole genome shotgun sequence, the following proteins share a genomic window:
- the LOC133476035 gene encoding L-rhamnose-binding lectin CSL2-like: MPTCFRLSAALLLTATCFILTAVVYSQERVTTCDSDPLNVHHLTCDEGVISMDEALYGRSDSMVCSEGRPPQELANTQCSQEDTLSRISARCNGKKSCEMNMAMFHNSDPCAGTFKYLATNFTCNDILILIACEGSLAQLYCDPGYVIVVSGADYGRRDQSTCTFGRPQAQIENTECLRPNEIVAKMCNGKNNCTIPATSDVFGNPCRGTYKYLEVAYTCEWS; encoded by the exons ATGCCGACCTGCTTCAGACTCAGCGCAGCATTGt TGCTGACAGCAACATGTTTCATCCTGACAGCAG TTGTTTATTCTCAAGAGCGAGTGACCACCTGTGATTCGGACCCTTTGAACGTCCATCACCTGACctgtg ACGAGGGAGTGATCAGCATGGACGAGGCTTTGTACGGTCGCTCCGACTCAATGGTCTGCTCTGAGGGAAGACCTCCGCAGGAGCTGGCTAACACGCAATGTAGTCAGGAAGACACCTTGAGTAGGATCTCGGCAAG ATGCAATGGCAAAAAATCATGTGAGATGAACATGGCGATGTTCCACAATTCTGATCCCTGTGCTGGCACCTTCAAATATTTGGCGACCAATTTCACCTGCAATGATATAC TGATTCTGATAGCGTGTGAGGGCTCTTTGGCACAATTATATTGTG ATCCAGGATACGTTATCGTCGTCTCCGGTGCTGACTACGGACGCCGCGACCAGTCCACATGCACATTCGGAAGGCCTCAGGCCCAGATAGAAAATACAGAATGCCTGCGCCCAAATGaaattgtggccaaaat GTGCAATGGGAAAAACAACTGTACGATCCCAGCCACCAGCGATGTGTTTGGAAACCCCTGTAGAGGGACTTACAAGTACTTGGAGGTTGCCTACACATGTGAAT GGTCGTAA
- the LOC133465388 gene encoding rhamnose-binding lectin-like, with protein MPSCFRLSAALLLTATCFTLTAVVDSRERMTTCDTDPFNTHRLTCDEGVISVDEALYGRSDSLVCSEGRPAQELANTQCAQEGTLSNISTRCNGKKSCEVNTATFRNPDPCSGILKYLETNFTCFPAITVVACEGSLAQLFCDVGQVIFIYGADYGRRDQSTCIFGRPQEQIQNTECLLPSDIVANTCNGKNNCTILATNGVFGDPCRGTYKYLEVAYTCELLIILTAVVYSRERATTCDSDPLNVHRLTCEEGVISVDEALYGRSDSMVCSEGRPAQELANTQCAQEGTLRSILARCNGKKSCEVNTATFRNPDPCSGILKYLETNFTCFPAITVVACEGSLAQLFCDVGQVIFIYGADYGRRDQSTCIFGRPQEQIENTECLLPSDIVANTCNGKNNCTIPATNGVFGDPCRGTYKYLEVAYTCEYPISQPSHVH; from the exons ATGCCGTCCTGCTTCAGACTCAGCGCAGCATtgt TGCTGACAGCAACATGTTTCACCCTGACAGCAG TTGTTGATTCTCGAGAGCGAATGACCACCTGTGATACGGACCCTTTCAACACCCATCGACTGACCtgtg ACGAGGGAGTGATCAGCGTGGACGAGGCTTTGTACGGTCGCTCCGACTCGTTGGTCTGCTCTGAGGGAAGACCTGCGCAGGAGCTGGCTAACACGCAATGCGCTCAGGAAGGCACCTTGAGTAACATCTCGACAAG ATGCAATGGCAAAAAATCCTGTGAAGTGAACACGGCGACTTTCCGCAATCCTGATCCCTGTTCTGGCATCTTAAAATATTTGGAGACCAATTTCACCTGCTTTCCTGCAA TTACTGTGGTGGCGTGCGAAGGCTCTTTGGCACAATTGTTCTGTG ATGTAGGACAAGTTATTTTCATCTACGGTGCTGACTACGGACGCCGCGACCAGTCCACATGCATATTCGGAAGGCCTCAGGAGCAGATACAAAATACAGAATGCCTGCTCCCAAGTGACATTGTGGCCAACAC GTGCAATGGGAAAAACAACTGTACGATCCTAGCCACCAACGGTGTGTTTGGAGACCCCTGTAGAGGGACTTACAAGTACTTGGAGGTTGCCTACACATGTGAAT TGCTCATCATCCTGACAGCAG TTGTTTATTCTCGAGAGCGAGCGACCACCTGTGATTCGGACCCTTTGAACGTCCATCGCCTGACCtgtg AAGAGGGAGTGATCAGCGTGGACGAGGCTTTGTACGGTCGCTCCGACTCGATGGTCTGCTCTGAGGGAAGACCTGCGCAGGAGCTGGCTAACACGCAATGTGCTCAGGAAGGCACCTTGAGAAGCATCTTGGCAAG ATGCAATGGCAAAAAATCCTGTGAAGTGAACACGGCGACTTTCCGCAATCCTGATCCCTGTTCTGGCATCTTAAAATATTTGGAGACCAATTTCACCTGCTTTCCTGCAA TTACTGTGGTGGCGTGCGAAGGCTCTTTGGCACAATTGTTCTGTG ATGTAGGACAAGTTATTTTCATCTACGGTGCTGACTACGGACGCCGCGACCAGTCCACATGCATATTCGGAAGGCCTCAGGAGCAGATAGAAAATACAGAATGCCTGCTCCCAAGTGACATTGTGGCCAACAC GTGCAATGGGAAAAACAACTGTACGATCCCAGCCACCAACGGTGTGTTTGGAGACCCCTGTAGAGGGACTTACAAGTACTTGGAGGTTGCCTACACATGTGAAT ATCCGATCAGCCAACCCTCACATGTTCATTAA